The DNA region TCTATAATTAATTAGGCATTTGATGAAGCCAGCAAGCAGAAAAATGCCCTTTTTCAAACTCAGTTCTAGGAGGTTTATTATCTATACAAACCTTCATACATTCTTCGCATCTTGTGCTAAAAGGACAGCCTGCCTTCATATTAAGCAAATCTATAGGAGTTCCTTCTATAGGTATAAGTCTGTCTTGCTTTATATCAATACGAGGTAAAGATTTAAGAAGTCCCAAAGTATAAGGGTGTTTAGGTCTTTCAAATATATCAAATACAGTACCTCTCTCTACTATACCGCCTCCATACATTACTATAATATCATCAGCCATATCAGCAACAATTCCAAAGTCATGTGTAATAAGAATAACAGCCATTTGTATTTTTTTCTGTATATCTTTGATAAGCTCAAGTATCTGTGCCTGTATGGTAACATCAAGTGCAGTTGTAGGCTCATCGGCAATAAGTATTTTAGGGTCTCCTGCAAGAGCCATAGCTATCATTATACGCTGACGCATACCGCCTGAAAGCTCATGCGGATATTGTTTTATTCTTCTTCTTGGTTCATTAATACCAACCAATGTTAAAAGCTCTACTATTCTCTCTATCGCATCTGTTGTGCTTATTTTTTTATGAGTAGTTAAAGCTTCCATAAGCTGATTGCCTATAGTGTATACAGGATTTAAACAAGTCATGGGGTCTTGGAAAATCATCGATATAGAATCACCCCTTATTTTTCTTTTTTTCATGCTCTGAAAGTTTAATCAAATCAGTACCTTCAAAAAGTATCTCTCCATTAATAATCTTACCCGGCTCTTCAATAAGCCCCATAATAGAATAAGCAGAAACACTTTTGCCGCTTCCAGACTCCCCTACTATTCCCAACACTTTAGATTTATCTAATTTATAAGAAATATTATTAACAGCCTTAACTTCCCCAAGCGGTGTAAAAAAAGATACGCTTAAATTTTTAACTTCTAATAAACTTTCCATTAAATACCACCTTTATTTAATAGCTCTTTATCTGTTTTTCATTCTAGGGTCTAAAGCATCTCTAAGTCCATCACCCACCAAATTAAAACAAAGTATTATTATACTTATTAAAGCAGCAGGAAAAAGCAGCTGATAAGGATAAGAATAAACCCCGCTAACAGCATTTGAAGTTAAAGAGCCAAGCGAAACCATAGGAGCACTTACACCCAAACCTAAGAAACTTAAAAAAGCCTCAACAAATATAGCATTAGGTATTTGAACCATAGCTGATACTATTATAGCACCCATAGCATTAGGTATTAAATGCTTAAAAATTATTCTGCTATGCGGAGTACCCAAAGCCCTAGCAGCAGTTACAAACTCCTGATTTTTTAATGCTAAAATTTGTCCCCTAGTCATTCTAGCCATATTAGTCCAATAAAGCAAAGATATAACTATAAATATACTAAAAAGTCCAGGTCCCAAAAGACCAATACCTCTTAAAGATTCGCTTTGTAAGAATAATTTATCCATAGGAGCTTTAAGCACTACAGATAATAATACAACAATTAAAAGCGTAGGCACAGCACTGATAATATCTACTATACGCATCATAATATTATCAAGCATACCGCCAAAATATCCAGATATAGAACCATAAACTATACCTATTATTACAACCAAAGTAGCAGAAACAATACCTATTAAAAGAGATATTCTAGCCCCTATCATACAGCGTACAAGTAAGTCCCTTCCCAAAGTATCTGTACCAAATGGGTGTTCTAATGTAGGCAAACTATTTTCTACGCCTCTGTTTATCTGTGCATATTCATATTCTGATACTATAGGTATAAATATAGAAAGAAGAGTAATAATACCTATTATTATAATAGAAACTAAAGCTACTTTATTTTTTTTGAATCTTCTATATGCATCCTGCCAATAAGTTACACTCTCTCTTTTTACCTCTGCAGCAGCTTTTTCTTCTTCGCTTGCCTTTACAAATAACGATTTATCTAAACTATTTTCCATTTTGTTATTCCTTAATATTAATCTTGAATCTTTATTCTAGGGTCTATAATACCATAAGATAAATCAACTAAGAAATTCATCGCTATTAAGAAAGCACCATAAAATATAGTAACTCCTAATATTGTAGGATAATCTCTTTGAGTAATGCTTTCAACAAAGTATCTTCCAAGACCAGGTATATTAAAAATCTTCTCCACAACAAAAGAACCAGTAAGTATAGCAGCAGCAAGAGGTCCTATGTATGTAACAATTGGTATAATAGCATTTCTTAAAGCATGCTTAAATATAATAATACTTCTTGATATACCCTTTGCCCTAGCTGTTTTTATATAATCTTGGTGAATAACATCAAGCATAGAACTTCTCATAAGCCTAGCCATAAAACTAAGTGAACTAAATGATAAAGCAAAACCAGGCATTAAATATTGCTTAAAAGAATCAAAACCATAAGCAGGAAGTATTTTTAATTTTACAGAAAAAATAATTATAGAAACAGTAGCAACAACAAAACTAGGAACCGCTATCCCCAAAGTAGCTGCCACCATAACTGCCCTATCTATCGCTTTACCCTGTCTAAGAGCAGCAATAATTCCAAACAAAACGCCTATAGTAGTTGATATAAACATACTAAATATTCCAAGCCTAAAAGACACAGGAAAAGCTCTCACTATAGTACCAGATACAGATTGACCTATTTTAGTGAGAGAAGTACCTAAATCTCCTTTAATTGCATTTTTTAGATAGTTTGCATATTGAACAACAAGGGGCTTATCTAAACCATATTTTTTATTTAAATTCTCCAAAGCAACTTTACTAAGCGGCTTCTCTCCAACAAATGGTCCCCCCGGTACCGTATGCATTAAGAAAAAAGTGATAGTTACTATAACAAACAAAGTTAAAACTGATATAAACAGTCTCTTCAAAACATAATCAAGCATAAAATATACCCCGAAATTAATAATTAATTATACAATTATTAAAGATATTCAATTATATAATAAAAATATTCTTTCGTCAATTATAAAAACTGAATAAAATTACATGTAAAAAGCGTCATGCATATTCTATTTCTATCAGAGACCTTAAAGCACTCTTAGCTTCGCTTAAAAATCTCTGACTAGGATCAACTTTATAATTTTCACCTATCTTAAATACTTCAGTGCCGCTTTCTGATTTGAGTTTCAAGAAAATAGTATAATCACCAGGGTTTGATGATATAGCGTTTTGCAAGCATAATAAATCCATATCATCAAATATATTTTTATTAACATAAAGTGCTAATTGTTTTTTACCTGTATTAGTGTTTTTTATAATATTGTTATTAGTTTTCACCGCATGAGTTTCTTTATTATTAACAGTATTTTCATTAGACGGTTTAGGTATTTTATTTTCTGTTACTAAAGTTTCTGCATTATCTCTTTTTATTTCTCTTTTTACTTCTTTCAACACATTCTTTTTATCATTAAGTACACTGTCTAAATCTTTTATATCTATTATGTTGTTATATATTTTACCAGAAAACTTATTTTTATCTCTTTTACCTCTTATTAGTATGCCCATATTTTCATTAAGCAAATCTCTATATTTATCTGTTTTTGTTGTAATATAGAAAGTACTCTCTGTAAATAAATCTATAACTTTTAATATAAGCATAGGACTATTTTTCTTTGTAGTGCCTTCTGATATATTCATTAAAATAGCAGGTATAGAAAACTCATATTTATCTTCAAGTTCTTCTAATTCAAGCAAATTGTTAAAATACTTATAATCAATCTTTGTAATATATCTTGCAAAAGGATGATATCTCAAAGAAAATCCTAAAACCTCTTTTTCATTTTCCATTAAAATATTATTAGCATATTCAACTTGTTTTTCTATCACCAAAGAAGCACTTCCTGTATCATCTTCAGACATAGAATCAAAAAGCATAGTCTGACCAGATAATGTTTCTTTTTGATAGTTAGATGCATGAGCAAGTATTGCATCAAGTGAAGAAATTAATGCACTTTCTGTATGACCAAAATCTGAGAAAGCACCGCATTTTATAAGCGTTTCATAAACCTTTCTATTAACCAAATGAACATCAACTCTTTTTACAAAATCTTCTAAATTCTTAAACTGTCCATTATTTTCTCTCTCTTCCTGTATAGCCAAAGCAGCCTGAAGCCCTACACCCTTAACAGCATGTAAAGCATATACTATCTTTCCATTCTTTTGAGAGAATAAAGCATCACTTTCAAAAACGCTCGCAGTAACAACTTCTATATTTTTTTGTTTAATTTCGTTTAAGTATAATGCTATCTTATCAGTATCAGCTATTACAGTATTAAGCAAAGCTACATAATATTCCATAGGATAATGAGCTTTTATATACGCCTCTTGATAAGCTATTAAAGCATAACAAACAGAGTGAGATTTATTAAAACCATATTCAGCAAAACCTTTCATTGTATCAAAAAGATAGTTTAATAATTCTTCATCATATCCTCTTTCAAGTCCGCCGCTAATAAACTTCTCTCTCATAGAGTTCATTTTCTCTACGATTTTTTTACCCATAGCCTTTCTTAAGTCATCTGCTTCGGCGGCAGTGAAACCTCCTATAGCCCTACTTATAGCCATAATCTGTTCTTGATATATTAATACTCCCTGACTTTCTTTAAGTATAGGCTCTAAATCAGGGTGTTTATATACTATCTCTTTTCTTTTGTTTTTTCTGTCGGCATAATCTTTATCCATTCCAGATTTTAAAGGACCAGGACGGAATAATGCTACACTTGAAACTAAGTCATCAAAAGCTGTAGGCTGAATATTTAATAACATCTGACGCATACCAGGACTTTCAAACTGGAAAACTCCTCCTGTATCAGCATGTCTAAATATTTTGTAAACAGCTTCATCATCTAAAGGTATTTTATCTATATCTATTTCTTTGCCGTATCTTTCTTTTATATCTTTTATGGCATCTTTTATAAGTCTTAAGTTTTTAATACCCAAGAAGTCCATCTTTATAAGACCGGCACTTTCAACATAAGTCATCTCATATTGACAAGCTCTTGTACCTGTTTTAGAATCCTGATAAACCGGAGCTAAATCAGCTATAGGGTGAGATGATATAATTACACCAGCAGCATGAAGCCCAACATTTCTTACTAATCCGTCAAGCCTCATAGATATCTCATACATATTTTTAAGCTCTCTGCTATTATCAATCTCTTTTCTAAACTCAGCACAATCAGGGTGGTCATATATATCTACAACTCTTTTAATATCATCAGGTATGCTCTTAGCAAGTCTATCAGCAGTAGCTAAATCTATACCCATAACACGGCATACATCTCTTATAACAGAACGTCCGCCCAAAGCTCCAAAAGTGGCAATCTGAGAAACATTGTCTTTACCATATTTGTTTGTTACATAATCTATTACAACTTCTCTCTTATCATCTTGGAAGTCAACGTCTATATCGGGCATGCTCTTTCTTTCAGGATTCAAAAATCTCTCAAAAAGCAAATTATAATCTAGAGGGTTAACCTTTGTAATTCCGCTAGCAAATGCAACTATTGAACCCGCAGCACTTCCCCTACCAGGACCAACAGCAACATCATGATTTCTTGCATAGTTAATAAAGTCTTGAACTACCAAAAAATATCCTTCAAAACCCATCTTAGCTATAACACCCAATTCCATGTCAAGCCTTTCCATAGCCTCTTTTGGAATATCGTTATTATAATGCTTATTAAGCCCCTCTATACACATTTTTCTTAATGCTGTAGTTTCTGTCTCTCCATTAGGAAGCTCATAATTAGGCATATAATAAGTTTTTGTCATTATATTTAAATCTTTGCATTGCTCTGCTATTTTTACCGT from Brachyspira pilosicoli P43/6/78 includes:
- a CDS encoding ABC transporter permease; the protein is MLDYVLKRLFISVLTLFVIVTITFFLMHTVPGGPFVGEKPLSKVALENLNKKYGLDKPLVVQYANYLKNAIKGDLGTSLTKIGQSVSGTIVRAFPVSFRLGIFSMFISTTIGVLFGIIAALRQGKAIDRAVMVAATLGIAVPSFVVATVSIIIFSVKLKILPAYGFDSFKQYLMPGFALSFSSLSFMARLMRSSMLDVIHQDYIKTARAKGISRSIIIFKHALRNAIIPIVTYIGPLAAAILTGSFVVEKIFNIPGLGRYFVESITQRDYPTILGVTIFYGAFLIAMNFLVDLSYGIIDPRIKIQD
- a CDS encoding ABC transporter permease, whose amino-acid sequence is MENSLDKSLFVKASEEEKAAAEVKRESVTYWQDAYRRFKKNKVALVSIIIIGIITLLSIFIPIVSEYEYAQINRGVENSLPTLEHPFGTDTLGRDLLVRCMIGARISLLIGIVSATLVVIIGIVYGSISGYFGGMLDNIMMRIVDIISAVPTLLIVVLLSVVLKAPMDKLFLQSESLRGIGLLGPGLFSIFIVISLLYWTNMARMTRGQILALKNQEFVTAARALGTPHSRIIFKHLIPNAMGAIIVSAMVQIPNAIFVEAFLSFLGLGVSAPMVSLGSLTSNAVSGVYSYPYQLLFPAALISIIILCFNLVGDGLRDALDPRMKNR
- the dnaE gene encoding DNA polymerase III subunit alpha, with translation MSFVHLHVHTQYSILDGAARIKSLYSKVDKTKRLIPGLIDRAKELDMPAIAMTDHGNMFGAMEFFSEAKDKGIIPIIGCEVYVAPKTRFDKKLDNSEEKSAMHLVLLAKDKEGYNNLCKLVTFGYTEGFYYRPRVDHELIEKYNKGLICLSACMGGEIPIAIRKKDYKQASKLAEYYKSIFGEDFYIELQDHGLAEEKTLNSALYKLANHHNIELVVTNDVHYVSKEDAKAHEILLAIQTKATLDSPRRYKFPSNEFHLKTEEEMKKSFAKLPKAFENTVKIAEQCKDLNIMTKTYYMPNYELPNGETETTALRKMCIEGLNKHYNNDIPKEAMERLDMELGVIAKMGFEGYFLVVQDFINYARNHDVAVGPGRGSAAGSIVAFASGITKVNPLDYNLLFERFLNPERKSMPDIDVDFQDDKREVVIDYVTNKYGKDNVSQIATFGALGGRSVIRDVCRVMGIDLATADRLAKSIPDDIKRVVDIYDHPDCAEFRKEIDNSRELKNMYEISMRLDGLVRNVGLHAAGVIISSHPIADLAPVYQDSKTGTRACQYEMTYVESAGLIKMDFLGIKNLRLIKDAIKDIKERYGKEIDIDKIPLDDEAVYKIFRHADTGGVFQFESPGMRQMLLNIQPTAFDDLVSSVALFRPGPLKSGMDKDYADRKNKRKEIVYKHPDLEPILKESQGVLIYQEQIMAISRAIGGFTAAEADDLRKAMGKKIVEKMNSMREKFISGGLERGYDEELLNYLFDTMKGFAEYGFNKSHSVCYALIAYQEAYIKAHYPMEYYVALLNTVIADTDKIALYLNEIKQKNIEVVTASVFESDALFSQKNGKIVYALHAVKGVGLQAALAIQEERENNGQFKNLEDFVKRVDVHLVNRKVYETLIKCGAFSDFGHTESALISSLDAILAHASNYQKETLSGQTMLFDSMSEDDTGSASLVIEKQVEYANNILMENEKEVLGFSLRYHPFARYITKIDYKYFNNLLELEELEDKYEFSIPAILMNISEGTTKKNSPMLILKVIDLFTESTFYITTKTDKYRDLLNENMGILIRGKRDKNKFSGKIYNNIIDIKDLDSVLNDKKNVLKEVKREIKRDNAETLVTENKIPKPSNENTVNNKETHAVKTNNNIIKNTNTGKKQLALYVNKNIFDDMDLLCLQNAISSNPGDYTIFLKLKSESGTEVFKIGENYKVDPSQRFLSEAKSALRSLIEIEYA